From the Deltaproteobacteria bacterium GWA2_45_12 genome, the window TCTTCCCGAAATCCAAAATATTCTCTATGGAATAAAACCGGTTATCATCGCCATTGTCGTTTGTGCGCTTTGGCGTTTGGGTCAAACGGCGATCAAGACCAAAACACTCGCGCTCTTTTGTCTGATGGCCATACTTGGCTCTGCTTTGGGAATAAATGAAATATTCGTTATTTTTGGTACCGGAGTTCTGGCCCTGATCTGGCATTGGTTAAGAACATGGAAAAATTCGAGTAGGTTAAACGGTTTTTTATGGTTCTTTATATCTTCTTTATGGGGAACCCCTACTCTGCTTCCCAATTTGGGCGTCGAATCAAAACTGCCCGCAGTTTTTTTGATCTTCCTGAAGATTGGTTCCGTTCTTTTCGGCAGCGGCTATGTCCTGCTCGCCTTTTTACAGGCCGATTTTGTGGATCATCGGCATTGGCTTTCGCAATCCCAGCTGCTGGATGCTATTGCTGTAGGGCAGTTCACTCCCGGTCCGGTCTTTACAGCAGCCACTTTCGTGGGATACATCATCGCCGGAAACCAGGGAGCGCTGTGGGCCACCTT encodes:
- a CDS encoding chromate transporter; translation: MNSPTDISKKKLSELAALFLKLGTIAFGGPAPHIAMMEEEVVRRKKWLSHDDFLDLLGATNLIPGPNSTEMAIHIGHRRAGFVGLIVAGLCFIFPAVMIVWSIAWAYVRFGTLPEIQNILYGIKPVIIAIVVCALWRLGQTAIKTKTLALFCLMAILGSALGINEIFVIFGTGVLALIWHWLRTWKNSSRLNGFLWFFISSLWGTPTLLPNLGVESKLPAVFLIFLKIGSVLFGSGYVLLAFLQADFVDHRHWLSQSQLLDAIAVGQFTPGPVFTAATFVGYIIAGNQGALWAT